In a single window of the Planctomycetia bacterium genome:
- the dauA gene encoding C4-dicarboxylic acid transporter DauA, producing MPEQHRTALAALAPSTTTFASAIRRTFRVGYSLRDLRGDVLAGIVVAVVALPLSMALAIASGVPPQHGIYTAIVAGALTALLGGSSVQVTGPTAAFVVVLAPISAKFGLGGLLLATIMAGGLLVAAGLAKFGRLIEFIPYPVTTGFTSGIAVVIATLQIKDFFGLNIAEMPESYIGKVQAIVAAAPTFHIPDVAIGLGSLGVLFLLPKFTKVIPSPLIALPAAGIIAYLMGLDVATINSRFTITLGGVTHHGIPQLPPMPMLPWAVPGPDGQQLVLSVDLIRSLIGSAFAIAMLGAIESLLSAVVSDGMTGLRHDPDAELIGQGVGNIVAPFFGGFAATGAIARTAMNIRCGARSPFAAVSHALFILAAVLLVAPLLGYLPMASMAALLLMVAWNMSELKHFFYVLRTGPRGDVFVLLVCFLLTVIFDMVVSVSVGVVLAAILFMRRMADVSSVNLVAASSEQAEIHLPPSAIVYQIGGPLFFGAAQKAMSALRTVQRGIGTVILDLTAVPIIDATGLVNLESSIERLRKSEIYVIIAGVQPEPLRAIARAGWEKQHRAWLTVRRSLSDATALAWARHSEFQPSPADKPDGQ from the coding sequence ATGCCTGAACAACATCGCACCGCACTTGCAGCACTCGCGCCGTCGACAACCACCTTTGCCAGTGCGATTCGCAGAACATTTAGGGTGGGCTACAGCCTGCGAGATTTGCGCGGCGACGTCCTGGCCGGGATCGTGGTTGCCGTTGTCGCGCTGCCGCTTTCCATGGCGCTGGCGATCGCATCCGGAGTTCCGCCGCAGCACGGTATCTACACCGCGATCGTGGCAGGCGCCCTCACCGCGCTGTTGGGAGGTTCATCGGTTCAGGTAACCGGTCCGACGGCGGCATTCGTCGTCGTGCTGGCGCCGATCTCAGCCAAGTTCGGCCTCGGCGGGCTGCTGCTGGCGACGATCATGGCCGGCGGGCTGCTGGTCGCGGCCGGGCTGGCGAAGTTCGGACGGCTCATCGAATTCATCCCCTACCCCGTCACGACCGGCTTCACCAGCGGAATTGCGGTCGTGATCGCCACACTGCAGATTAAGGATTTCTTCGGACTGAACATCGCCGAAATGCCGGAGAGCTACATCGGGAAAGTGCAGGCCATCGTGGCCGCGGCGCCGACGTTTCACATTCCGGATGTGGCGATCGGCCTGGGGTCGCTGGGTGTTCTCTTCCTGCTTCCCAAGTTCACGAAGGTTATTCCTTCACCGCTTATCGCACTGCCGGCGGCGGGGATCATTGCCTACTTGATGGGCCTTGATGTAGCGACGATTAACTCGCGGTTCACCATCACGCTGGGCGGTGTCACACATCACGGCATTCCGCAGCTTCCGCCGATGCCCATGCTCCCGTGGGCGGTGCCGGGACCCGACGGGCAGCAACTCGTCCTTTCGGTCGATCTGATTCGCAGTCTCATCGGTTCGGCCTTTGCTATCGCCATGCTGGGGGCGATTGAGTCGCTCTTGTCAGCCGTCGTTTCCGACGGCATGACCGGCCTGCGCCACGATCCCGACGCGGAGCTGATCGGACAGGGCGTCGGAAACATCGTCGCGCCCTTTTTCGGCGGATTCGCCGCGACGGGGGCGATTGCCCGAACCGCGATGAATATTCGCTGCGGGGCGCGTTCGCCGTTCGCGGCTGTCAGCCACGCCCTGTTTATCCTCGCGGCGGTTTTGCTGGTGGCGCCCTTGCTTGGATACCTGCCGATGGCATCGATGGCGGCGCTGCTGCTCATGGTCGCCTGGAACATGAGCGAATTAAAGCACTTCTTTTACGTATTGCGGACGGGTCCGCGCGGCGACGTGTTTGTGCTTCTGGTGTGTTTCCTGCTGACGGTGATCTTCGACATGGTGGTGTCCGTATCGGTGGGCGTCGTACTCGCGGCGATCCTGTTCATGCGCCGCATGGCTGATGTTTCCAGTGTGAATCTCGTCGCCGCATCGAGCGAGCAGGCGGAGATTCATCTGCCGCCAAGTGCGATTGTCTATCAAATCGGTGGGCCGCTCTTCTTCGGCGCGGCCCAGAAGGCGATGAGTGCACTCCGGACCGTGCAGCGGGGGATTGGGACGGTCATCCTCGATCTGACCGCCGTGCCGATCATCGACGCAACGGGTCTGGTGAACCTGGAATCCTCCATCGAACGCCTGAGAAAGAGCGAGATTTACGTCATCATCGCCGGGGTGCAGCCGGAACCGCTCAGGGCGATCGCCAGGGCCGGATGGGAAAAGCAGCATCGCGCCTGGCTGACGGTTCGAAGATCGTTAAGCGACGCGACGGCCCTCGCCTGGGCGCGGCATTCGGAATTTCAGCCAAGTCCTGCAGACAAACCGGACGGTCAATAA
- a CDS encoding complex I NDUFA9 subunit family protein codes for MSTEAQETPKSPSTEAAQPEPSGFLTRVMVTGATGFVGRYVIREMVARGHKPVCLVRNRDRFLAQSRQLEADRFEAVGGDLFDPAGLAQSLEGAEACVHIVGIIFEYPLRGQTFERVHVEGTHNVVEACKAAGVRRIVHMSALGSRINAPSRYHQTKWQAEGIVKDSGLDWTIFRPSIIHGPDGEFMRLMKSFVADTTVTSLGFIPTPLPVIPYFGDGQNRLQPVSVKDVAHCFAAALSKPETIGKIYELGGPEKISWKELYRICRETIPGAKMWKPLISQPVWAAKLLAATVMKLPILPGYMRFNTAQVQMSQEDSVCDIAPVERDFDIKLRDFRRDLASYANLIM; via the coding sequence ATGAGCACGGAAGCACAAGAGACTCCCAAGAGCCCGTCAACAGAGGCAGCGCAGCCGGAACCGAGCGGATTTCTGACGCGCGTCATGGTCACCGGGGCGACGGGATTCGTCGGCCGTTACGTCATACGGGAAATGGTCGCGCGCGGCCATAAGCCGGTGTGCCTGGTTCGGAATCGGGATCGGTTTCTTGCGCAATCCCGACAACTGGAGGCGGATCGGTTCGAGGCGGTGGGCGGCGATCTGTTCGATCCGGCGGGGCTCGCACAGTCGCTGGAAGGCGCGGAGGCGTGCGTCCACATCGTGGGGATCATCTTCGAGTATCCGCTACGCGGACAGACGTTCGAGCGCGTTCACGTCGAAGGGACCCACAACGTCGTCGAAGCCTGCAAGGCCGCGGGCGTTCGGCGCATCGTGCACATGTCCGCGCTGGGGTCGCGGATCAACGCCCCCAGCCGCTATCACCAGACCAAGTGGCAAGCCGAGGGCATCGTCAAGGACAGCGGGCTCGACTGGACCATCTTTCGGCCGAGCATTATCCACGGGCCCGACGGCGAGTTCATGCGGCTGATGAAGTCGTTTGTCGCCGACACCACGGTGACTTCGCTGGGGTTCATTCCGACGCCGTTGCCGGTGATCCCCTACTTCGGCGATGGGCAGAACCGGCTTCAACCGGTGTCGGTCAAGGACGTGGCCCACTGCTTCGCCGCGGCACTGTCGAAACCTGAAACGATCGGAAAGATCTACGAACTCGGCGGACCTGAAAAGATCAGTTGGAAAGAGCTGTATCGCATCTGCCGGGAGACGATTCCCGGCGCAAAGATGTGGAAGCCGTTGATCAGCCAGCCGGTCTGGGCGGCAAAGTTACTCGCGGCCACGGTCATGAAGCTCCCGATACTGCCCGGCTACATGCGATTCAACACGGCACAGGTGCAGATGTCCCAGGAGGACTCGGTGTGCGACATCGCTCCGGTGGAGCGGGATTTTGATATCAAGCTGAGAGATTTCCGGCGGGACCTTGCTTCCTACGCGAACTTGATCATGTGA
- a CDS encoding LacI family DNA-binding transcriptional regulator → MSDRKSKNVTLKDIADRLGFSAMTVSRALSGKANLVSPETAKLCREAARDMGYQPNLMARSLRGEQLSTIVMFAEHISSHHYLAELVDYVSRSIERRKYGVISCQSITSFHQALRNFRLAGAVVIAPPEEFYTDPFGERMFGVHYQAPTVLIHSAVEQNVFNEVSPDISAFSFHAACHLLELGHRHLGYLGGPRAEDEPKWFALRQSGIEQALKDYGLPGLRLRQQACSDATMGPAAIQQLLTRWPDTTGVMCINDEIAIAAISGAQEMRLEVPRDVSIIGSNDIKLAGFFRPALTTLKIDIRAMAETALDLLFDEISERREVSGREPIKIKLPANLIVRNSTAPPAPQRVTA, encoded by the coding sequence ATGAGCGATCGCAAGAGCAAGAACGTCACCCTCAAAGACATCGCCGATCGGCTCGGCTTCTCCGCCATGACCGTCTCGCGGGCCCTCTCGGGTAAGGCCAATCTGGTCAGTCCGGAGACCGCGAAGCTCTGTCGTGAGGCCGCCCGGGACATGGGGTACCAGCCCAACCTGATGGCCCGAAGCCTGCGCGGCGAGCAGCTCAGCACCATCGTCATGTTCGCCGAGCATATCTCCAGTCATCATTACCTCGCCGAGCTGGTGGACTATGTCTCGCGGTCGATCGAACGCCGCAAGTACGGCGTGATCAGTTGTCAGTCGATCACAAGTTTCCATCAGGCCCTGCGAAATTTCCGCCTCGCCGGCGCCGTGGTCATTGCCCCGCCGGAGGAGTTCTACACCGATCCCTTCGGAGAGCGAATGTTCGGCGTACACTACCAGGCGCCGACCGTCCTCATTCACAGCGCCGTCGAACAAAATGTCTTCAACGAAGTAAGCCCGGACATCAGCGCGTTCAGCTTTCACGCGGCCTGTCATCTGCTTGAGCTGGGTCATCGGCATCTCGGCTATCTCGGCGGTCCCCGCGCCGAGGACGAACCCAAATGGTTCGCCCTCCGCCAGAGCGGCATTGAGCAGGCCTTGAAGGACTACGGACTCCCCGGCCTGCGACTGCGCCAGCAGGCCTGCTCCGATGCGACGATGGGACCGGCCGCGATTCAGCAATTGCTCACGCGCTGGCCCGATACGACCGGCGTGATGTGCATCAATGATGAGATCGCCATCGCCGCGATCAGCGGCGCCCAGGAGATGCGACTGGAGGTTCCGCGTGACGTGTCGATCATCGGCTCGAACGACATCAAGCTGGCCGGGTTCTTTCGGCCCGCGCTGACCACCCTGAAGATCGACATCCGCGCCATGGCCGAGACCGCGCTGGACCTGCTCTTCGACGAGATCAGCGAGCGGCGCGAAGTGTCCGGACGCGAGCCCATCAAGATCAAACTTCCCGCGAACCTCATCGTGCGCAATTCGACCGCTCCACCGGCCCCACAGCGCGTCACCGCCTGA
- a CDS encoding alkaline phosphatase family protein: MSLFQISTRRAAHLAIAAVVLLSLSLPMAWLAGCGKSADAAGRKTYKNPRICILGCDGMDPKLLRRMIDEGRLPNLARLEKEGGFKPLETSIPPQSPVAWSNFITGAGPGVHGIFDFIHRDPAKQASPYFSTNRIHGGSDAKPYEIGSYQVPKDMILPWVASAENELLRRGTPFWDYLDQRAIPVQMYKLPANYPPSESKHDHMCCLAGMGVPDAFGNQGTFQHFSTKARREVKASEGYRLRLYPYKARGAFNAKIYGPPNEFKVKNPPTMADMKVYVDPDRDVAKLIYVNEGVAGNESVELVLNVGEWSDWKEIHFLKTPVGPSISVMARFLLQSVRPDVEVYMTPLNFIPTNSPVAVSEPPEFAAEIGEAIGPYHTQGFAEAFNARKQILMTDEEYRVQSDNILEESVKMMDYALDRFEDGVLFFYYSSTDLQAHIFWWDSDEKHPVRKPEDARKYMQVVESVYEKMDAALAQCRKKLGDDVTYIVMSDHGFSNFSRCVGLNTWLRDAGYLAATRNLVIDADWAKSKAYGLGLNGLYLNLKGREKNGIVDPRDRDALLDEITEKLLAIRDPATDAQVIRRVYRAEQCYSGPETKNAPDLIVGYERGYRASWNTCLGEFDPQVVFDNDSAWSADHCIAHDVVPGVLLSNRKIVAESPALIDLAPTILSEFGVEKPAQMTGKNVFGESAKAVAAK; encoded by the coding sequence ATGAGCTTGTTTCAAATTAGCACGCGGCGCGCGGCACACTTGGCGATCGCCGCCGTTGTTCTCTTGAGTCTCTCTCTGCCGATGGCGTGGCTGGCCGGCTGCGGAAAATCCGCCGATGCCGCCGGCCGGAAGACCTACAAGAATCCGCGGATTTGCATCCTCGGCTGCGACGGCATGGACCCGAAGCTGCTGCGGCGCATGATCGATGAAGGCCGCCTTCCGAACCTCGCTCGGCTGGAAAAAGAGGGCGGCTTCAAGCCGCTCGAGACGAGCATTCCGCCGCAAAGTCCCGTGGCATGGTCGAACTTCATCACCGGCGCCGGCCCCGGCGTCCACGGCATCTTCGACTTCATCCATCGCGACCCGGCCAAACAGGCGTCGCCCTATTTCTCGACCAATCGGATTCACGGCGGCAGCGACGCCAAGCCCTATGAAATCGGCAGCTATCAGGTGCCCAAGGACATGATCCTGCCCTGGGTGGCCAGCGCGGAGAACGAGCTGCTCCGTCGCGGCACGCCGTTCTGGGATTATCTCGACCAGCGCGCGATTCCCGTCCAGATGTACAAACTGCCCGCGAATTATCCGCCCAGCGAGTCCAAACACGATCACATGTGCTGCCTCGCGGGCATGGGTGTGCCCGATGCCTTCGGCAATCAGGGGACTTTTCAGCACTTCTCGACCAAGGCGCGCCGCGAAGTGAAGGCGTCCGAGGGTTATCGACTGCGGTTGTATCCGTATAAGGCGCGCGGGGCCTTCAACGCAAAAATCTACGGTCCGCCCAATGAGTTCAAGGTGAAGAACCCGCCGACCATGGCGGACATGAAAGTCTATGTCGATCCCGACCGCGACGTTGCCAAGCTGATCTACGTCAACGAAGGCGTCGCCGGGAACGAATCCGTCGAGCTCGTGCTCAATGTCGGCGAGTGGAGCGACTGGAAGGAGATACACTTCCTCAAGACGCCCGTCGGCCCGTCCATCAGTGTCATGGCCCGCTTCCTGCTTCAGTCGGTGCGCCCGGACGTCGAAGTCTACATGACGCCGCTGAATTTCATCCCGACGAATTCGCCGGTCGCCGTCAGCGAGCCGCCGGAGTTCGCCGCCGAGATCGGAGAGGCGATCGGCCCCTATCACACCCAGGGCTTCGCCGAGGCGTTCAACGCCCGCAAACAGATCCTGATGACCGATGAGGAGTATCGCGTCCAATCCGACAATATCCTCGAAGAGAGCGTGAAGATGATGGACTACGCCCTCGATCGGTTCGAGGACGGCGTCCTCTTCTTTTACTATTCCAGCACCGATCTTCAGGCCCATATCTTCTGGTGGGACTCGGACGAGAAGCATCCCGTGCGCAAGCCGGAGGATGCCAGGAAATACATGCAGGTCGTCGAAAGCGTCTATGAGAAGATGGACGCCGCTCTGGCTCAATGTCGCAAGAAACTCGGCGATGATGTCACCTACATCGTCATGAGCGACCACGGCTTTTCCAACTTCAGCCGCTGCGTGGGCCTCAACACCTGGCTCCGCGACGCCGGCTATCTCGCCGCCACTCGAAACCTCGTCATCGACGCCGACTGGGCCAAGTCCAAGGCCTACGGGCTCGGGCTCAACGGGCTCTACCTCAACCTCAAAGGCCGCGAGAAGAACGGCATCGTCGATCCCAGGGATCGTGACGCCCTGCTCGACGAGATCACCGAAAAACTCCTGGCGATCCGCGACCCGGCCACCGACGCGCAGGTCATTCGCCGGGTCTATCGCGCCGAACAGTGCTACAGCGGTCCCGAGACCAAGAATGCGCCGGACCTGATCGTCGGCTACGAGCGCGGTTACCGGGCAAGCTGGAATACCTGCCTCGGCGAGTTCGATCCACAGGTGGTGTTCGACAACGATAGCGCATGGAGCGCCGATCACTGCATCGCCCATGACGTCGTGCCGGGCGTCCTGCTCTCCAATCGAAAGATTGTGGCGGAGAGTCCGGCGCTGATCGACCTTGCGCCGACGATCCTCTCGGAGTTCGGCGTCGAGAAGCCCGCTCAGATGACCGGGAAAAACGTGTTCGGAGAATCGGCGAAGGCCGTCGCCGCCAAGTGA
- a CDS encoding lipoate--protein ligase family protein, whose protein sequence is MENARLIVDRAPYPGGAENMARDEALLTACTRPDHPVVLRFYGWHEPTISLGYFQEFADLETLEQPARDLSVVRRTTGGGAILHDLEVTYSLVIPITHPLVAGRPNSLYRLAHEAIIRTIGHGTRMLGTKNDSCDAPLSEISGSSQRGPFFCFERRHDLDVVVDDPHGPAGVSKIAGSAQRRTRTAILQHGSIMLDSRYAQQKVCTWSGPAGAIGYDQSVSRLAVSFGKALEMEFVSSEWKDDELESTRQFTRVYASDDWTLRRTR, encoded by the coding sequence GTGGAAAATGCCCGACTGATTGTGGACCGCGCGCCCTATCCCGGCGGCGCGGAGAACATGGCTCGTGACGAGGCCCTGCTCACGGCGTGTACGCGACCGGATCATCCGGTGGTGCTGCGCTTTTATGGATGGCATGAACCGACGATCTCGCTTGGCTACTTTCAGGAATTCGCCGATCTTGAAACACTGGAGCAGCCGGCGAGGGATCTGTCTGTCGTTCGCCGCACGACCGGCGGCGGAGCCATTCTGCACGATCTCGAAGTGACTTATTCGCTCGTCATTCCGATCACTCATCCGCTCGTCGCCGGAAGACCCAATTCACTCTATCGCCTGGCGCACGAGGCGATCATTCGCACGATCGGACATGGGACACGTATGCTGGGGACAAAGAACGACTCGTGCGACGCCCCGCTTTCGGAAATCTCGGGATCATCGCAGCGCGGGCCCTTTTTTTGCTTTGAGCGCCGTCACGATCTCGATGTCGTCGTCGATGATCCGCATGGGCCGGCGGGCGTCTCGAAGATCGCGGGGTCTGCACAGCGCCGCACCAGGACGGCGATCCTTCAGCACGGCTCGATCATGCTCGACAGCCGGTATGCCCAGCAGAAAGTGTGCACCTGGTCGGGCCCTGCCGGGGCGATTGGATACGATCAGTCGGTGTCGCGACTGGCTGTCTCGTTTGGCAAGGCGCTTGAGATGGAATTCGTGTCCAGCGAGTGGAAGGACGACGAGTTGGAATCCACCCGCCAATTCACGAGGGTCTACGCGAGCGACGATTGGACTTTGCGACGTACGCGATAG
- a CDS encoding alkaline phosphatase family protein → MHQSPSETRRSAPARPALLILIAAACLLASTSDAHAYIGPGAGFALASSLFVIVWTMFLALLAILVWPIRWVIRAIKGRKAFSQAKVRRLVILGLDGLEPSLAEKFIAEGKMPNLERLGKMGCYKKLGTVTPPLSPVAWSSFLTGVNPGKHNIYDFLNSDRRTYLPNLSSVSIHSPTKTIKLGKYTFPLNKPEIRLLRKGKPFWNTLGEHGIFTSVIRVPITWPPEKCRGVVLSAMCVPDLRGTQGLFSFYSTRPAGPERTGGEQIVVKREGNLVRSELVGPDNSVKEGAGAMKAPFTVEIGKSKGKAKADAKLTIGDDAYDLRIGEYTPWITVTFKAGAGVKVNGICRFMLISIEPEFELYVMPINLDPEKPAMPISFPTAYSTYLAKRYGSYATLGLAEDTWALNEDLIDDDAFLEQCVSIDNEREEQFFDALENTRRGLCVCVFDGTDRIQHMFWRYLEPDHPAHPKNLDPNYQPSKHEKTIEDLYVRMDKLVGQTMSKVLDAGEGDSMLMVISDHGFSPFRRGIDLNRWLIENGYMKLKPDAKPDAKYLTSVDWSQTKAYALGLAGMFINQKGRESQGIVESGEEMRKLKAEIISKMSGMKDPKSGEVAVTRVQDKEVCYKGPFRDTAPDLVVGYNRGYRVGWDTAIGKISPDVFHDNKKAWSGDHCIDPDLIPGVLFCSHKISSDSPRLMDLGPTALDLFGVGVPENMDGVPLKVEVGAK, encoded by the coding sequence ATGCATCAATCTCCTAGTGAAACGCGCCGGTCCGCCCCGGCCAGACCGGCTCTCCTTATTCTCATCGCCGCCGCATGTCTTCTGGCTTCGACGAGTGACGCCCACGCGTACATCGGCCCGGGCGCCGGTTTCGCCCTCGCGTCATCGCTCTTCGTCATCGTCTGGACGATGTTTCTGGCCCTCCTGGCAATTCTGGTCTGGCCGATTCGTTGGGTGATTCGGGCGATCAAGGGGCGCAAGGCATTTTCCCAGGCAAAAGTCCGACGACTGGTCATTCTCGGGCTCGACGGCCTCGAACCCAGCCTCGCCGAAAAGTTCATCGCCGAAGGCAAGATGCCGAACCTCGAGCGCCTCGGCAAGATGGGCTGCTACAAGAAACTCGGCACCGTCACGCCGCCGCTCTCCCCCGTCGCCTGGTCGAGCTTTCTCACTGGCGTCAATCCCGGCAAGCACAACATCTACGACTTTCTCAACAGCGATCGGCGCACCTATCTGCCGAATCTCTCTTCCGTGTCGATCCATTCGCCGACCAAGACCATCAAGCTCGGCAAGTACACCTTCCCGCTGAACAAGCCCGAGATTCGCCTGCTTCGCAAGGGTAAGCCCTTCTGGAACACCCTCGGCGAACACGGCATCTTCACCTCGGTCATTCGCGTACCCATCACCTGGCCGCCGGAAAAGTGCCGCGGCGTCGTACTCTCCGCGATGTGCGTGCCCGACCTGCGCGGAACTCAGGGACTCTTCTCGTTCTACAGCACCAGACCCGCCGGACCCGAGCGAACCGGCGGCGAGCAGATCGTCGTCAAGCGCGAGGGCAATCTCGTTCGCAGCGAGCTCGTTGGTCCCGACAACAGCGTCAAGGAAGGCGCCGGCGCGATGAAAGCGCCCTTCACCGTCGAGATCGGCAAGAGCAAGGGCAAAGCGAAGGCCGACGCGAAGCTCACCATCGGCGACGATGCCTACGACCTGCGCATCGGCGAGTACACCCCCTGGATCACCGTCACCTTCAAGGCCGGGGCCGGTGTCAAGGTCAACGGAATCTGCCGATTCATGCTGATCTCCATCGAGCCGGAGTTCGAGCTGTACGTCATGCCGATCAACCTCGATCCGGAGAAGCCGGCCATGCCGATCTCCTTCCCCACGGCCTACAGCACCTATCTCGCCAAGCGCTACGGCAGCTACGCCACTCTCGGCCTCGCCGAGGATACCTGGGCGCTGAATGAGGACCTGATCGACGACGACGCATTCCTGGAACAGTGCGTCTCCATCGACAACGAGCGCGAGGAGCAATTCTTCGACGCGCTGGAAAACACGCGCCGCGGGCTCTGCGTCTGCGTCTTCGACGGCACCGATCGCATTCAGCACATGTTCTGGCGCTACCTGGAGCCGGACCACCCGGCCCACCCAAAGAATCTCGATCCTAACTATCAGCCGAGCAAGCACGAAAAGACGATCGAAGATCTCTACGTCCGCATGGACAAGCTCGTCGGCCAGACGATGTCCAAGGTCCTCGATGCCGGCGAGGGCGATTCGATGCTCATGGTCATCTCCGACCACGGCTTCTCGCCTTTCCGCCGCGGCATCGATCTGAATCGCTGGCTCATCGAAAACGGCTACATGAAGCTGAAGCCCGATGCGAAGCCCGACGCGAAGTATCTCACGTCCGTCGATTGGTCGCAGACGAAGGCCTACGCCCTCGGCCTCGCCGGCATGTTCATCAATCAAAAGGGTCGCGAGTCGCAGGGCATCGTTGAGTCCGGCGAAGAGATGCGCAAACTCAAGGCCGAGATCATCTCCAAAATGTCCGGCATGAAAGACCCCAAGTCGGGAGAGGTCGCGGTAACGCGCGTGCAGGACAAGGAAGTCTGCTACAAGGGGCCGTTCCGCGACACCGCACCCGACCTCGTCGTCGGTTACAACCGCGGCTATCGCGTCGGTTGGGACACGGCGATCGGCAAAATTTCGCCCGACGTCTTCCACGACAACAAGAAGGCATGGAGCGGCGATCACTGCATTGATCCCGATCTGATCCCCGGCGTCCTGTTCTGCAGCCACAAGATTTCCTCAGATTCGCCTCGGCTCATGGACCTCGGCCCGACGGCCCTGGACCTTTTCGGCGTGGGCGTGCCGGAAAACATGGACGGCGTACCGCTCAAGGTGGAGGTCGGGGCGAAATGA
- a CDS encoding NTP transferase domain-containing protein, with translation MKGVILAGGTGSRLLPLTKVTNKHLLPVGRKPMIFHPVEKLRGAGIEEILVVTGVEHMGDVVGLLGSGKDFGARFTYKVQDEAGGIAQALGLAENFCGGSLMAVILGDNIFEDSLSDEVGQFSKQGKGARLLLKEVPDPHRFGVAEIENGRITRIVEKPKQPKSNHAVTGIYFYDGEVFDIIKTLKPSGRGELEITDVNNAYLSRGTLSHGFFRGWWSDAGTFESLATVTELLRQGENK, from the coding sequence ATGAAAGGCGTCATTCTGGCGGGCGGAACCGGCTCACGTCTTCTGCCGCTGACCAAGGTGACCAACAAGCACCTCCTCCCCGTGGGCCGCAAGCCCATGATTTTTCACCCGGTGGAGAAGCTGCGCGGCGCCGGCATCGAGGAGATTCTCGTCGTCACCGGCGTGGAGCACATGGGGGACGTCGTCGGCCTGCTCGGATCGGGCAAGGACTTCGGCGCGCGGTTTACCTACAAGGTTCAGGATGAGGCGGGCGGCATCGCACAGGCCCTGGGCCTGGCGGAGAATTTCTGCGGCGGTTCGCTGATGGCGGTCATCCTGGGCGACAATATCTTCGAGGACAGCCTCAGCGACGAGGTCGGGCAGTTCTCCAAGCAGGGTAAGGGCGCGCGCCTGCTGCTGAAGGAAGTGCCGGACCCTCATCGATTCGGCGTGGCGGAGATCGAAAACGGCCGCATTACCCGCATCGTCGAGAAGCCCAAACAGCCCAAGAGCAACCACGCCGTCACGGGCATTTATTTCTATGACGGGGAGGTCTTCGACATCATCAAGACGCTCAAGCCTTCGGGCCGGGGCGAGCTTGAGATCACCGACGTGAACAATGCCTACCTTTCCCGCGGCACGCTGAGCCACGGCTTCTTCCGCGGCTGGTGGAGCGACGCCGGAACTTTTGAGTCGCTCGCGACCGTGACCGAACTCCTGCGACAGGGCGAAAACAAGTGA
- a CDS encoding DUF106 domain-containing protein, producing the protein MDIVTSIMTHLGDLGFSLCALLPPAVTLVIISAITGIVMLLIWRYTSNQDAIEDVRKQISAHLLATRLFKDDLSVTFRAQRQIIWQALRLMGHSIRPMIIMTVPFVLIMVQIGLHYEFAPVPPGQTARVKVTMKDPQKGVAAGAALKLPDGLTADKNDPCRAMSIGTVDWRLTPRQAGVYMLTFGEAGDTVEMPLVVGSHFARISKLRGGDFFSRLLYSAEPSIPASSAISSIEVFYPSRSTPIFGVEVHWLISLLVLSIVFALIFKPLFKVHI; encoded by the coding sequence TTGGACATCGTGACGAGCATCATGACGCACCTGGGGGATTTGGGCTTTTCCCTGTGCGCCCTCCTTCCGCCCGCCGTCACGCTGGTGATCATCTCCGCGATCACCGGCATCGTCATGCTTCTCATCTGGCGGTACACCTCCAATCAGGACGCGATTGAGGACGTTCGCAAGCAGATCTCAGCGCACCTGCTCGCCACGCGGCTCTTCAAGGATGACCTGTCCGTCACCTTTCGCGCCCAGCGGCAGATCATCTGGCAGGCCCTGCGGCTGATGGGCCATTCCATTCGGCCGATGATCATCATGACCGTCCCCTTCGTCCTCATCATGGTGCAAATCGGGTTGCACTATGAGTTCGCCCCGGTGCCGCCCGGCCAGACCGCAAGGGTGAAGGTCACGATGAAGGACCCACAAAAAGGCGTCGCGGCCGGCGCGGCGCTGAAGCTGCCCGACGGTTTGACCGCGGATAAGAACGACCCCTGCCGCGCCATGTCGATCGGTACGGTGGATTGGCGGCTGACGCCTCGGCAGGCCGGCGTGTACATGCTCACCTTCGGCGAGGCCGGCGACACGGTCGAGATGCCGCTCGTGGTCGGCAGTCACTTCGCGCGCATCAGCAAGCTCCGCGGCGGCGACTTTTTCAGCCGCCTGCTCTACTCCGCCGAGCCGTCGATCCCCGCGTCGTCGGCGATCAGCTCCATCGAAGTTTTCTACCCCTCCCGGTCCACGCCGATATTCGGCGTCGAGGTCCACTGGCTGATATCGCTGCTCGTTCTTTCCATCGTCTTCGCCCTCATCTTCAAGCCGCTCTTCAAAGTTCATATTTAG